In the genome of bacterium, the window AGGCGCCACCGTGCACATCGTCACGACCGACGTGGACGCCGGACCGATCCTGGTCCGGGAGGCCGTCCCAGTCCTGGAAGGCGACACGGTTGACACGCTGCGGCAGCGCGTGCACGAAGCCGAGCACCGAATCCTTCCACAAGCGATCCAACTCATGGAGGCGCGACTTGCCAAGAGCCCTACTGTCGGTTAGCGACAAGACCGGGCTGGGGGCCTTTGCGCGAGGCCTGCAGCGTCTCGGTTACCAGCTGTTCGCGACCGGGAGCACGTTGAAGGCGATCCAGGACGCCGCCGTCGATGCCCGCCCGGTGAGCGACCTAACCGGCTTTCCGGAAATGATGGACGGCCGCGTCAAGACGCTGCATCCGGGCGTCCACGCCGGGATCCTGGCGCGGCGCGACAAGCCTGATCACATGGAAGCCCTGCGGCAGCACGGATTGAGCGAGATCGACCTGGTGTGTTGCAACCTCTACCCGTTCGTGGAGACGGTGACGCGGCCCGGCGTGAGCTTCGAAGAGGCGGTCGAACAGATCGATATCGGCGGACCGGCGATGATCCGGGCCGCCGCCAAGAACCACGCCTCGGTGGTCGTGGTCGTGCGGCCCGAGCGCTACTCGGAACTGTTGGGCGCTCTGCATGAGGGCGCGGTCGACCAGGACATGAGACGCCGCCTGGCGGCGGAGGCCTACGCGCACACGGCGGCGTACGACGCCTGGATCGCGGCGTACATGCGCGGGGAACAGACCAACGGCTTTCCCCCCGAGATCTCCTTCGCCGGGCTGCTCACGCAACCCCTCAAATACGGTGAGAACGAGCACCAGAAGGGGGCGTTCTACCGCATCGGGCCGGATCCCGGAGGCCTTGGCGGCGCCCGGCAGCTGCAGGGCAAGGAGCTGGGCTTCAACAACATCCAGGACGCGTCGGCGGCGTTCCAGCTCGTGCAGGATTTCGAGCGCCCCGCCGCCGCGATCATCAAGCACATGAACCCCTGCGGCCTGGCGGTTGCCGATTCCATCGCCAAGGCCTACCGGCTCGCCTACGAGGGCGACAGGGTCTCCGCGTTCGGCGGCATCGTCGCCGTCAACCGGCCGCTCGACCGCTCGACGGCGGAACAGATCGTGCAGATCGTCACCCACGTGGTGATCGCGCCCGAGATCCTGGACGAGGCGACCGAAGTGCTCGCGCGCCGCAAGTCGATGATCGTGCTCGCCGCTCAACCGGCGCGGCGCGGCCTCTTCGACTACGACGTGCGCTCGGTCCCCGGCGGCTTCCTGGTGCAGGAGTGGGACCGGACCGGCTTCGATCGCGCGACCTCCA includes:
- the purH gene encoding bifunctional phosphoribosylaminoimidazolecarboxamide formyltransferase/IMP cyclohydrolase, yielding MPRALLSVSDKTGLGAFARGLQRLGYQLFATGSTLKAIQDAAVDARPVSDLTGFPEMMDGRVKTLHPGVHAGILARRDKPDHMEALRQHGLSEIDLVCCNLYPFVETVTRPGVSFEEAVEQIDIGGPAMIRAAAKNHASVVVVVRPERYSELLGALHEGAVDQDMRRRLAAEAYAHTAAYDAWIAAYMRGEQTNGFPPEISFAGLLTQPLKYGENEHQKGAFYRIGPDPGGLGGARQLQGKELGFNNIQDASAAFQLVQDFERPAAAIIKHMNPCGLAVADSIAKAYRLAYEGDRVSAFGGIVAVNRPLDRSTAEQIVQIVTHVVIAPEILDEATEVLARRKSMIVLAAQPARRGLFDYDVRSVPGGFLVQEWDRTGFDRATSTTVTRRAPTEAEWEQLGLAWTAVKHVKSNAIVLFKDGAAVGVGAGQMSRVEAVQIALRRAGDRARGSVMASDAFFPFPDGLEEGIRAGVTAAIQPGGSMRDAEVVAAADAAGMAMVVTGQRHFKH